GTGAAATTGACATGACTACCAAAACATATGCCATATTTTTGAAAGCACCTTCCTAATCCCATCTAAAACCTCTGCAAATATACCCTTCTCAGCTTCTACccttagattttttattttttcatcatactTCATCTTCAGcgcttttatttttccctctcgtTCTTGCTGTGATTTATGAGCATATTCCCTTTCTActagtttaatttcattatttaattgaTCAGTGTAGATTTGCTTCAGGACTTCTGCCTTTTGATTCAGCTTTTCCTCTGTATCCTTGTAAATGTTATCAGAAAAGTAAGCCCCGACTTTGCTCCACACCATCTCATCTATCAGCCCCAACAGCTCCTGCACTTGAGCTTCCTTCTCGGCTTCCGTGGCTCTGTTGTTGAAGGCACAGCAGCGGTTCCCACATTCCTGGATGATGTTCCTGAGGCTCACATCTGCATCTGCTATATAGTCACTTAGGCTCTGACCCTCCAAGTTATCTTTGCGAGTGAACAAAATGATCATGTGCTTCAAGGCTGGCTTCCCAAAGAGAGCCTTGATCAATGCCACGGTCTTCTGCTCTTCCTCTGTATAGCGGCCCAGCTGCAGAACCAAGAGGATGGCGTGGGGCCCGGGGCAGGAGTAGAGGACACAACGGCTGATTTCCTTGCAGGTGGTGTCCAGGGTCTCCTTGGTGTCAAAGAGCCCCGGGGTGTCAACAACAAGAATATTCTTCCCGTTCCATTCCCGGGATGCTCTTTGACACTTTTTGGTAACAGCGTGAGCAGCAATTTTAGATTCAAATTCTTTTCTCCCAAGGATGGTGTTTGCTGCTGCGCTCTTCCCATTTCCTGTTTTCCCTACCAGAACAATCCTCAGACTCCTGCACTGACAGTGAGCCATGTCAGTATCAGGAGGCTCGAAGGCTTAGGTATCCGCAGAcctgaagggaaggagaagaaaatgggtCATGGAAGTAAGTGGAAAACATTAccccctcttttctcctttgtgttcCTCCTTGAAAATGTGT
This genomic window from Halichoerus grypus chromosome 12, mHalGry1.hap1.1, whole genome shotgun sequence contains:
- the LOC144378701 gene encoding GTPase IMAP family member 7-like encodes the protein MAHCQCRSLRIVLVGKTGNGKSAAANTILGRKEFESKIAAHAVTKKCQRASREWNGKNILVVDTPGLFDTKETLDTTCKEISRCVLYSCPGPHAILLVLQLGRYTEEEQKTVALIKALFGKPALKHMIILFTRKDNLEGQSLSDYIADADVSLRNIIQECGNRCCAFNNRATEAEKEAQVQELLGLIDEMVWSKVGAYFSDNIYKDTEEKLNQKAEVLKQIYTDQLNNEIKLVEREYAHKSQQEREGKIKALKMKYDEKIKNLRVEAEKGIFAEVLDGIRKVLSKIWHMFW